A genome region from Macaca nemestrina isolate mMacNem1 chromosome 20, mMacNem.hap1, whole genome shotgun sequence includes the following:
- the LOC105484702 gene encoding adenylate kinase isoenzyme 1 — translation MVTKYGFCHVGLGQVLRQEAQRSTQQGRQIRDIMLQGLLVPPVGRTPNVVIIFHCSMEMMVRRVLHWGQMKHRADDSELAICQCLDTHYTLCEPVLTFYQQKTLLRNVGAPRFWLTTPQTLGNKSCFNSPGSPGPGPRFPTRSWQRKHQRTSLPSAALSLRVCSEMEGLGAGLAPHQNLCRTWEGCFWQRSRSRYLLWLAQHEESQF, via the exons ATGGTGACCAAGTATGGCTTCTGCCACGTAGGGCTGGGCCAGGTACTGCGACAGGAGGCTCAAAGGAGCACGCAGCAGGGCCGGCAGATCCGTGACATCATGCTGCAGGGGCTCCTGGTGCCCCCG GTGGGCCGGACCCCCAATGTCGTCATTATATTTCACTGCTCCATGGAGATGATGGTCCGACGAGTGCTACACTGGGGCCAGATGAAGCACCGGGCAGACGACTCAGAGCTGGCCATCTGCCAGTGCCTGGACACGCACTACACCTTGTGTGAGCCAGTCTTGACCTTCTACCAGCAGAAGACCCTGCTCCGAAATGTCGGTGCTCCCCGCTTCTGGCTCACTACACCCCAAACCCTAGGGAACAAGTCCTGCTTCAACAGCCCAGGGTCACCTGGGCCTGGTCCTCGCTTTCCTACCAG ATCCTGGCAGAGGAAGCACCAGAGAACATCTTTGCCAAGCGCTGCTCTGTCATTGAGAGTCTGCAGTGAGAtggaggggctgggggcgggCCTTGCCCCTCACCAGAACCTGTGCAGGACGTGGGAGGG GTGTTTTTGGCAGAGATCGAGATCTCGCTATCTTCTCTGGCTGGCTCAACATGAAGAAtcccaattttga